One uncultured Caproiciproducens sp. DNA segment encodes these proteins:
- a CDS encoding nitroreductase produces MSLNHTMEALLNRRTIRAYRLEQISEEELAEILHAAKYAPSSHGSQARHFTVVQNKQLINDMVSAALKNGAKFTPTHVPFYDAPTVIILSAPQASLCGREDCACAIMNIMVSAHEYGIGTCYICSALPGLRDEEIMKRLKLPANYLPYGCVVVGYPNENSPAPKERRSDDINFVR; encoded by the coding sequence GTGAGCTTAAACCACACAATGGAAGCGCTTCTCAATCGGCGCACCATTCGGGCATATCGTCTGGAACAGATATCAGAGGAAGAATTGGCTGAAATTCTCCATGCAGCGAAATATGCGCCATCCTCGCATGGATCGCAGGCAAGACATTTTACCGTAGTACAGAATAAACAGCTGATTAACGATATGGTTTCCGCAGCACTTAAAAACGGGGCAAAATTTACGCCGACGCATGTGCCATTTTATGATGCGCCTACGGTTATCATCCTTTCTGCCCCTCAGGCGTCGCTGTGCGGCCGCGAGGACTGCGCCTGCGCCATCATGAATATCATGGTTTCCGCTCATGAGTATGGGATCGGCACCTGCTACATCTGCTCGGCGCTTCCCGGACTGCGTGACGAGGAAATCATGAAACGCTTGAAGCTGCCTGCAAATTACTTACCGTACGGCTGTGTCGTCGTCGGTTATCCGAATGAGAATTCTCCGGCTCCGAAGGAACGCCGTTCAGACGATATCAATTTTGTAAGATAA
- the arsA gene encoding arsenical pump-driving ATPase — protein MRNFNPQSITLTKYLFYTGKGGVGKTSTACATAVTLADNGKKVLLVSTDPASNLQDVFGIDLNNKGIPIKEVPNLVVANLDPTQAAAEYRDSVIGPYRGKLPDAVLNNMEEQLSGSCTVEIAAFNEFSHFITDEEIQEEYDYIIFDTAPTGHTLRMLQLPSAWSNFISESTHGASCLGQLAGLESKREIYKKAVDTLADGKLTTLILVSRPEETPLKEAERASKELADIGVDNQALILNGVLDSYDDSISESLYHKQQKALADMPEGLKILTTYTVPLRAYNITGLDNVRALLTKDQYIVRDEKVHAKTVPQLKDVIDDLYKSNKKVIFTMGKGGVGKTTIAAAIAMGLSSKGRKVHLTTTDPAAHLKFVIDESSGITMSRIDEHAELEKYKEEVLAKARETMSGDDIAYVEEDLRSPCTQEIAVFRAFAEIVDKAEDQVVVIDTAPTGHTLLLLESTQSYNQEIKRSQGDIPESARKLLPRLHNADETEVIIVTLAEATPVYEAMRLEEDLKRAGIAAKWWVINSSLYHTGTTNKMLSAKASNEIEWINKVDAHANGKFAVIAWSADEITGNKLHELLV, from the coding sequence ATGAGAAATTTTAACCCGCAAAGTATAACGCTTACAAAATATCTATTTTATACAGGAAAGGGCGGCGTAGGAAAAACCTCAACCGCCTGCGCCACCGCAGTGACCCTTGCCGATAATGGGAAAAAGGTGCTTCTGGTCAGCACCGACCCTGCATCGAACCTGCAGGATGTTTTCGGTATTGACCTCAACAATAAGGGCATCCCTATTAAGGAGGTCCCAAATCTTGTGGTAGCCAACCTTGACCCGACACAGGCAGCGGCGGAATATCGGGACAGTGTCATCGGTCCCTACCGCGGAAAACTGCCTGACGCCGTACTGAACAACATGGAGGAACAGCTTTCAGGATCCTGCACCGTAGAAATTGCCGCATTCAATGAATTCTCACATTTTATTACCGATGAAGAAATACAGGAAGAATACGACTATATTATATTTGACACCGCACCTACCGGCCATACGCTCCGGATGCTGCAGCTGCCCTCCGCATGGAGCAATTTTATCAGCGAAAGCACCCATGGCGCCTCCTGCTTAGGTCAGCTTGCCGGTTTGGAAAGCAAAAGGGAAATTTATAAAAAGGCTGTTGACACCTTAGCCGACGGCAAACTGACCACCCTTATTCTTGTTTCACGCCCGGAGGAAACGCCTCTTAAAGAGGCGGAGAGAGCATCAAAAGAACTCGCGGACATTGGTGTAGACAATCAGGCACTCATCCTGAATGGTGTGCTTGACTCTTATGATGACAGTATTTCCGAAAGCCTGTATCACAAGCAGCAAAAGGCACTCGCAGATATGCCTGAGGGGCTGAAAATACTGACCACTTACACCGTCCCTCTCAGAGCTTATAACATCACCGGGCTTGACAATGTAAGAGCTTTGCTCACCAAGGATCAATACATTGTCCGTGACGAAAAGGTACACGCCAAAACAGTGCCCCAGTTGAAAGACGTGATTGATGATCTGTATAAATCAAATAAGAAGGTTATTTTCACGATGGGAAAGGGCGGCGTAGGAAAAACCACCATTGCGGCAGCGATTGCGATGGGATTGTCGTCAAAAGGCAGAAAGGTGCATCTTACCACCACCGACCCGGCGGCTCACCTCAAATTTGTCATTGATGAGAGCAGCGGCATCACGATGAGCCGCATAGATGAACATGCGGAATTGGAAAAGTACAAGGAGGAAGTTCTCGCCAAAGCGCGTGAGACCATGTCCGGTGACGATATCGCCTATGTGGAGGAGGATCTGCGTTCTCCCTGCACGCAGGAAATCGCTGTGTTCAGAGCCTTTGCCGAGATCGTTGATAAGGCGGAAGACCAGGTCGTTGTCATTGATACCGCACCTACCGGCCATACGCTTTTGCTCCTTGAATCCACACAAAGCTACAATCAGGAAATTAAACGCTCACAGGGCGATATTCCGGAATCCGCAAGGAAATTGCTGCCACGGCTGCACAATGCTGATGAAACCGAGGTTATCATTGTTACGCTCGCAGAAGCGACTCCTGTCTATGAAGCAATGCGTCTGGAAGAAGATTTAAAGCGCGCGGGCATTGCGGCGAAATGGTGGGTAATCAATTCGTCACTGTATCACACCGGAACAACGAACAAAATGCTTTCTGCAAAAGCAAGCAATGAAATTGAGTGGATTAACAAGGTGGACGCACATGCAAACGGTAAGTTTGCAGTCATAGCCTGGAGTGCAGATGAAATTACAGGCAATAAGCTGCATGAGCTTTTAGTATAA
- the arsD gene encoding arsenite efflux transporter metallochaperone ArsD, which yields MKTMQIFEPAMCCSTGLCGVGIDPELLRVSTVLNSLKKNGIVVERYNLTNSPMKFINNKAVNQMISEKGVENLPITVLDGEIIMTGRYPTNEEFAKLLNVPMSILADQSNAPRITTQKSKDCGCGGGKCC from the coding sequence ATGAAAACTATGCAAATCTTTGAGCCTGCCATGTGTTGTTCCACTGGTTTATGTGGTGTTGGAATTGATCCGGAATTGCTTCGGGTTTCAACTGTCCTTAATTCATTGAAAAAAAACGGTATTGTTGTAGAACGTTATAATCTCACAAATTCACCAATGAAATTTATCAATAATAAAGCCGTAAATCAAATGATCAGCGAAAAAGGAGTTGAAAACCTGCCCATTACTGTTCTGGACGGAGAAATTATTATGACCGGCAGATATCCGACCAACGAAGAGTTTGCAAAGCTTCTGAATGTTCCAATGAGCATTCTGGCAGATCAATCGAATGCACCCAGAATTACAACCCAGAAATCAAAGGATTGTGGGTGCGGCGGCGGGAAATGCTGCTGA
- a CDS encoding metalloregulator ArsR/SmtB family transcription factor — protein sequence MVDLFKALSEESRLRILSLLLENEMCVCEIESALKMTQSNASRHLTTLKNCGIVVGFKEAQWTHYRISDQFKQNHEELWKYLQQKLIELPSYKTDKEEYLKCKNENLCNT from the coding sequence ATGGTGGATTTATTCAAAGCATTGTCAGAGGAAAGCAGACTGAGAATTTTGTCATTGCTGTTGGAAAACGAAATGTGCGTATGTGAGATTGAATCTGCACTGAAAATGACTCAATCTAATGCTTCCCGGCACCTAACGACTCTGAAAAATTGCGGCATTGTTGTCGGTTTTAAAGAAGCACAATGGACACACTACCGAATAAGTGATCAATTCAAACAGAATCACGAAGAGCTTTGGAAGTACCTTCAGCAAAAATTAATTGAACTCCCGTCTTATAAGACCGACAAAGAGGAATATCTAAAATGTAAGAATGAAAACCTATGTAATACGTAA
- a CDS encoding FAD-dependent oxidoreductase: MRLIIIGAVAAGTSAAAKARRNSENAQIIIYDKDSFISYSGCGMPYYIGGEVGNAEELTPRNPAFFKSKYDVDIFTRHEVLSISPNQKVLTVKNLSTGAVFTDRYDKLVIATGAQAVVPPIKGVDGANVFTLRNINDMNRIKTFIDRIHPKAAAIIGTGFIGLEVCENLKRLGIDVTLIEKLPQVTPGLDSDMAVYVKEHLEKNGVAVLTEVSAAEITGSAVVLSDGRTVDAELILVSAGVRPNVGLAKTAGIELGMTGAIRVNTKMQTSLPDIYACGDCIEQFHAVTGKPVYRPLGSTANKTGRITGDVITGGTLTFRGILGTGIFQIFGLTVAQTGLSEREAKEQGYDVVVCHNIKPNKPEYMGGKEMVIKGIADQSDGRLLGVQIVGFEGVDKRIDVFVTAITYKARAEDLFHLDLAYAPPFSTTKDPVMYTGMILDNAIQRGRPLITAEKLNSLMQSGEPYMLIDARTQVQFEKNHISTAQNIPHAELRAAAENLDKEIVTVTYCNKGVTGNAAQNILLNKGFEKVYNLSGGHNQFNKIHIK; this comes from the coding sequence ATGCGATTAATAATCATAGGCGCGGTAGCCGCCGGAACATCTGCCGCAGCAAAAGCAAGAAGGAATAGTGAAAATGCCCAAATCATTATCTATGATAAAGACAGTTTTATTTCGTATTCCGGTTGTGGTATGCCTTATTATATTGGCGGCGAGGTTGGAAACGCAGAGGAACTGACCCCGCGTAACCCAGCATTCTTTAAGAGTAAGTATGATGTGGATATTTTCACCCGGCATGAAGTGCTTTCCATTTCTCCGAATCAAAAGGTTCTAACGGTTAAGAATCTTTCGACCGGAGCAGTCTTTACAGACAGGTATGACAAACTCGTAATTGCCACCGGTGCTCAAGCGGTTGTCCCACCCATCAAGGGCGTGGATGGCGCGAATGTTTTTACCTTGCGTAATATCAACGATATGAATCGGATTAAAACTTTTATAGACCGGATTCATCCAAAAGCCGCCGCCATTATCGGCACCGGCTTCATTGGACTTGAGGTATGTGAAAATTTAAAACGACTTGGAATTGACGTAACACTAATTGAAAAACTGCCGCAGGTAACGCCGGGGCTTGACAGCGACATGGCGGTTTACGTAAAAGAACATCTTGAAAAGAACGGCGTGGCCGTGCTGACAGAAGTTTCCGCTGCGGAAATTACAGGCAGCGCGGTTGTCTTATCGGACGGCAGAACAGTCGATGCGGAACTGATTCTTGTTTCAGCAGGCGTGCGCCCCAATGTGGGGCTTGCAAAGACTGCTGGAATAGAGCTTGGTATGACCGGCGCAATTCGCGTGAACACGAAGATGCAGACCAGTCTGCCGGATATCTATGCTTGCGGCGATTGTATCGAACAATTCCACGCAGTTACCGGAAAACCGGTGTATCGTCCGTTGGGCTCTACCGCCAATAAGACCGGCCGAATCACAGGTGACGTAATTACAGGGGGAACTCTTACATTCCGGGGCATCCTCGGTACCGGAATATTTCAGATTTTCGGCCTGACAGTTGCTCAGACCGGACTTTCTGAACGGGAAGCCAAAGAGCAGGGATACGACGTTGTTGTATGTCACAACATCAAGCCGAACAAGCCTGAGTATATGGGCGGCAAAGAGATGGTAATCAAAGGCATTGCGGACCAATCAGATGGCAGACTGCTGGGTGTCCAAATAGTTGGTTTCGAAGGCGTAGATAAACGAATTGATGTGTTTGTAACAGCAATTACCTATAAAGCCAGGGCCGAAGACTTGTTTCATCTTGATTTGGCCTATGCTCCACCGTTTTCCACCACAAAAGACCCGGTGATGTATACCGGAATGATTCTTGACAATGCGATTCAGCGTGGCAGGCCGTTGATCACAGCTGAGAAATTGAACAGTCTGATGCAGTCTGGTGAACCATATATGCTGATCGACGCGCGAACGCAAGTGCAGTTCGAAAAAAATCATATTTCTACCGCACAGAATATCCCTCACGCTGAGCTGCGTGCTGCCGCAGAGAATCTGGATAAGGAAATCGTCACGGTGACTTATTGTAATAAAGGGGTTACCGGCAATGCGGCACAAAACATACTGCTCAACAAAGGTTTTGAGAAAGTGTACAATCTTTCGGGCGGCCATAATCAATTCAATAAAATTCATATAAAATAA
- a CDS encoding metalloregulator ArsR/SmtB family transcription factor, translating to MKTHASYVPVFKALADETRLKIVEMLSCGEMCACDILESFHCTQPTLSYHMKILTDCGLVNSRKDSYWIRYSINAEQAAQVQEFLIHITTEQQACICKNSEEGAKCD from the coding sequence ATGAAAACACATGCAAGTTACGTCCCTGTTTTTAAGGCATTAGCCGATGAAACAAGACTGAAAATTGTTGAAATGCTATCCTGTGGGGAAATGTGTGCATGCGATATTCTTGAGTCATTTCATTGTACTCAGCCAACTCTATCATATCATATGAAGATATTAACAGATTGTGGTCTTGTAAATAGTAGAAAAGACAGCTATTGGATAAGATATAGCATTAATGCAGAACAAGCCGCTCAGGTACAAGAGTTTTTGATTCATATAACAACGGAGCAGCAAGCCTGTATTTGTAAAAACTCGGAGGAGGGTGCAAAATGCGATTAA
- a CDS encoding thioredoxin family protein, which yields MNIKVLGPGCKNCVALTENTKVALAELGIEAQIEKITDFAEIAKYGILSTPGLVINEKVVSFGKVPKPKEIVKILQKVAE from the coding sequence ATGAATATCAAAGTTTTAGGCCCGGGTTGCAAAAATTGTGTGGCTCTGACGGAAAATACAAAAGTGGCTCTTGCCGAACTAGGCATAGAAGCACAGATTGAAAAGATTACTGATTTCGCAGAGATTGCAAAGTATGGCATCTTGTCAACGCCCGGCCTTGTTATCAATGAAAAGGTAGTTTCTTTTGGAAAGGTTCCAAAGCCCAAAGAAATTGTTAAAATCCTTCAGAAGGTAGCTGAATAG
- a CDS encoding cytochrome c biogenesis protein CcdA → MINQWLETLSTLISQSFWLAPLIALLAGVLTSVTPCALSSVPLVIGYVGGTGNNDPKKAFRLSLAFALGMAATFTALGTAASLLGKLMGTSSKWWYIALGVLMLLMALQTWEIYIFIPSTYLTSKSTKKGYIGAFVAGILGGVFSSPCATPVLVVLLGIVARSGNVAWGVLLLLLYSLGHSFLVLVAGTSIGFVKKVTSSGKYGTFSKILKYVMGAVILLIAFYMFYLGF, encoded by the coding sequence GTGATCAACCAATGGTTGGAAACCTTGTCAACACTTATTTCGCAAAGCTTTTGGCTCGCGCCGCTGATAGCGTTGCTGGCGGGCGTATTAACTTCTGTTACCCCCTGTGCGCTGTCGAGTGTTCCGCTTGTAATAGGTTATGTTGGCGGTACCGGCAATAACGATCCGAAGAAAGCATTCAGATTGTCCCTTGCCTTTGCCCTTGGCATGGCGGCGACGTTCACAGCACTCGGCACAGCCGCTTCCTTGCTTGGTAAGCTAATGGGTACGTCAAGTAAATGGTGGTATATCGCTTTAGGTGTTTTGATGTTGCTGATGGCATTGCAAACATGGGAGATCTATATTTTTATTCCGTCTACTTATCTCACAAGTAAGAGCACAAAAAAGGGATACATAGGAGCTTTCGTTGCAGGAATATTAGGGGGGGTATTTTCTTCCCCCTGTGCAACACCCGTATTAGTTGTTTTGCTTGGCATCGTAGCCCGAAGTGGAAATGTAGCATGGGGTGTTTTGCTTCTATTGCTTTACTCGCTTGGTCATAGCTTTTTGGTATTGGTAGCAGGGACCTCTATCGGGTTTGTGAAAAAAGTGACTTCCAGCGGAAAATATGGCACATTTAGTAAGATACTAAAATATGTGATGGGCGCAGTTATCCTGCTGATTGCATTTTACATGTTTTATTTAGGATTTTAG
- a CDS encoding thioredoxin family protein, giving the protein MKSKKSTALKIGVLVLLVCVVAGIGIFKNTKKAEIPADLFSSSSSHPGEAVASKNSFDAISKAESSEKKAESNPDFTLLVTEKLDLEKLKSYGIPIVIDFGSDSCQACQEMASVLEELNQELRGKAIVKFVDVWKYQNLAQGYPITVIPTQVFFDAKGNPYTPKDAKAMQLNLYSSKDTNKHIFTTHEGVITKEQLLAMLKEMGMKE; this is encoded by the coding sequence GTGAAATCAAAAAAAAGTACTGCACTTAAAATAGGGGTACTGGTCTTGCTTGTGTGTGTTGTAGCCGGTATAGGTATTTTCAAAAACACAAAGAAAGCCGAGATACCGGCTGATCTCTTTAGTTCCAGTTCCAGCCATCCGGGGGAAGCTGTAGCAAGCAAAAACAGTTTCGATGCTATATCAAAAGCGGAATCATCTGAAAAAAAAGCGGAGTCCAATCCTGATTTTACCTTGCTGGTGACGGAAAAGCTTGATCTTGAGAAACTAAAATCTTATGGTATTCCAATTGTTATTGATTTTGGCTCCGACTCTTGTCAGGCATGCCAAGAGATGGCGTCGGTTCTGGAAGAATTAAATCAGGAACTTCGAGGCAAGGCAATTGTTAAATTTGTTGATGTATGGAAATATCAGAATCTTGCACAGGGCTATCCGATCACTGTAATTCCGACTCAAGTATTTTTTGATGCAAAAGGCAATCCGTATACTCCAAAGGATGCAAAAGCAATGCAATTGAATTTGTATTCTTCAAAAGATACAAACAAACATATTTTCACGACACATGAAGGCGTTATAACAAAAGAACAGCTTTTGGCTATGTTAAAGGAAATGGGGATGAAGGAGTGA
- a CDS encoding 4Fe-4S dicluster domain-containing protein — MAKNWYPVINYDNCIECGSCTSKCMHGVYDKKQAPKPVVIYPMGCIQGCHGCGNLCPAEAITYFGDNGKSKSSGCSCGGNCG, encoded by the coding sequence ATGGCTAAGAATTGGTATCCTGTTATTAATTATGATAATTGTATTGAGTGCGGTTCGTGTACTTCAAAATGTATGCATGGCGTATATGACAAAAAACAAGCGCCTAAACCAGTGGTAATTTATCCAATGGGCTGCATTCAAGGGTGTCATGGCTGTGGGAATCTTTGTCCTGCTGAAGCGATTACATATTTTGGTGATAACGGTAAAAGTAAATCGTCAGGCTGCTCATGCGGAGGGAACTGCGGGTGA
- a CDS encoding putative zinc-binding protein, translating to MSNETNVPCEASPQKIIGLLPCSGACNIGMLTTKCVTQLAQKHDNINFVCALGLPLGIEGIVSNAKKSEFYIAVNGCKVACASKALKSVDIEPDKEVIVTEDIGIQKNKNYSDETGFDALSNKVESLINEVI from the coding sequence ATGAGTAACGAAACAAATGTACCGTGCGAAGCAAGTCCCCAAAAAATAATTGGTCTTCTTCCCTGCTCGGGAGCATGTAACATTGGTATGCTTACGACAAAATGTGTAACACAACTGGCTCAGAAACACGATAATATTAATTTTGTATGCGCTCTTGGATTACCCCTTGGTATTGAGGGTATTGTTAGTAACGCCAAAAAATCCGAATTTTATATCGCGGTTAACGGATGCAAAGTTGCATGTGCCAGTAAAGCTTTAAAATCAGTTGATATTGAGCCGGATAAAGAAGTCATTGTTACTGAAGACATCGGTATTCAAAAAAATAAAAATTATTCAGATGAAACTGGATTTGATGCCCTGTCAAATAAGGTTGAATCACTAATAAACGAGGTCATATAG
- a CDS encoding lipoate--protein ligase produces the protein MFYINNESNNPYCNLALEEYLLKNFKQEFFILWQNAPSVIVGKNQNTISEINVDYIKEHHIPVVRRLTGGGAVFHDLGNLNYTFIVNDREGSSFDFKKHTAPIIEVLQKLSVDAKLSGRNDLTIDGKKFSGNSQYRYKGRLLHHGTLLFNSSISNISSALKVDASKFEGKGIQSVASRVTNISEHLKNPLTLPEFKQLITSQIRSSHSEFEFYDLTTLDTANIEKLEKEKYATWEWNYGSSPEYNFSNRKKFAAGSVEAFFTVSNGQIRGVSLYGDFFGEYDITDIENALNGVKHQVSAVRQRLSEYEISRYFSGISIDDFISVLF, from the coding sequence ATGTTCTATATCAATAATGAAAGCAATAATCCGTACTGTAATCTGGCGCTTGAAGAGTATTTGCTGAAGAATTTCAAACAGGAGTTCTTTATTTTATGGCAGAATGCACCCAGTGTCATTGTTGGGAAAAACCAAAACACGATCTCGGAAATCAATGTTGACTACATAAAGGAACATCACATTCCGGTAGTCAGAAGACTTACCGGTGGCGGCGCGGTATTCCACGACCTTGGAAACCTTAATTACACATTTATTGTAAACGACAGGGAAGGCAGCAGCTTCGATTTCAAGAAGCACACAGCACCGATTATAGAAGTACTTCAAAAACTTTCAGTAGATGCAAAACTTTCCGGGCGAAACGACCTCACTATTGACGGCAAAAAGTTCTCGGGTAACTCGCAGTATCGATACAAGGGCCGACTCCTGCATCATGGAACCTTACTTTTTAACTCCAGTATTTCCAACATTTCTTCTGCTTTAAAAGTTGATGCATCGAAATTTGAGGGAAAGGGTATTCAGTCTGTTGCGAGCCGGGTTACGAATATTTCGGAGCATCTAAAAAATCCGCTGACACTGCCGGAATTCAAACAATTGATTACATCTCAAATAAGGAGTTCTCACAGTGAGTTTGAATTTTACGATTTAACCACACTGGATACAGCCAACATTGAAAAGCTTGAAAAAGAGAAATATGCGACATGGGAATGGAATTATGGAAGCTCCCCAGAGTATAATTTTTCAAACCGCAAAAAGTTTGCGGCAGGAAGCGTTGAGGCATTTTTCACTGTAAGCAACGGCCAAATACGTGGCGTCAGTCTATACGGGGACTTTTTCGGTGAATATGATATTACTGATATTGAAAATGCCCTCAATGGTGTAAAACATCAAGTCAGCGCAGTGAGACAACGTCTTTCAGAGTATGAAATCTCCCGCTATTTTTCAGGGATCAGTATAGATGACTTCATCAGCGTTTTGTTTTGA
- a CDS encoding putative zinc-binding protein: MADNELKIGIVSCSGEDCLGGTISRLATRKMLEERADGAVTICLPLYLAGGEEERGFAEEYPTIAVDGCSKCCAKRATEKYSGKVSCAIDVSDIIGKEAAESGALSTRALNDDHREMVDKVAIEIKTKIDEILKTDTEGKSNGKKSDCGCGCSCGCS, encoded by the coding sequence ATGGCTGACAATGAATTAAAAATCGGAATTGTATCGTGCAGTGGAGAGGATTGCCTTGGGGGAACCATATCAAGACTTGCCACAAGAAAAATGCTTGAAGAAAGAGCGGACGGAGCTGTGACGATCTGCCTCCCCCTTTATCTTGCAGGTGGGGAGGAAGAAAGAGGCTTTGCAGAAGAATACCCGACCATTGCGGTTGACGGCTGCTCAAAATGCTGCGCTAAGCGAGCCACGGAAAAATACAGCGGCAAGGTTTCTTGTGCAATCGACGTGTCGGATATTATCGGGAAAGAAGCAGCGGAGTCTGGCGCATTGTCAACCAGGGCATTGAATGATGACCATAGAGAAATGGTTGATAAAGTGGCAATTGAGATAAAAACAAAAATTGATGAAATCTTGAAAACAGACACAGAGGGTAAGTCCAACGGCAAAAAATCAGACTGTGGTTGCGGTTGCAGTTGTGGGTGCTCTTAA
- a CDS encoding putative zinc-binding protein, with amino-acid sequence MSEKINVIPCSGMGKVYGLVGRESALKVVKELCPDKADTVCLAYIVTGDDEANELIKGKKCITLDGCPAMCSAKSVELAGGDIIEKRRVLDTFRKHKGAKPGTATELTEEGWSIVDEIADEIAEKVNAFSKEG; translated from the coding sequence ATGTCCGAAAAGATTAATGTCATTCCATGCAGCGGTATGGGTAAGGTTTACGGGCTAGTTGGCAGAGAGAGCGCATTGAAAGTTGTGAAGGAGCTTTGCCCGGATAAAGCAGATACTGTGTGTCTTGCTTATATCGTAACCGGAGATGATGAAGCAAATGAATTGATTAAAGGTAAAAAATGCATTACTCTTGACGGCTGCCCAGCCATGTGCTCTGCCAAAAGCGTTGAACTTGCAGGCGGAGATATTATAGAAAAGCGGAGAGTTCTCGATACATTTAGAAAGCACAAAGGTGCAAAGCCCGGTACCGCTACGGAGCTTACCGAAGAAGGCTGGAGCATTGTTGATGAAATCGCTGATGAAATTGCGGAAAAAGTGAATGCTTTTAGTAAGGAGGGCTAA
- a CDS encoding putative zinc-binding protein, with product MSKSYAVLPCNGLDKCAGCISKEIAVILTENSESEIICPVLYRVADARYSKIAQEKPLLVIDGCATRCASKLAAEKNLKVANKINVTEEAKSRDIEINALLRLGDKELQLAHAVAEDLLKEPKLTEDVDHKFAFPEHFDYETYKKDKFIFRVPKEGFYFNENDCWAYISGNIARVGVTDFVQQSLSDIMFFTPPSVGSEVEQFGELGTVESGKAVFEVVSPVSGKIIAVNDKLDSAPEFINKNPYEKGWIADIELSDFESDKELLLEFDGYFKILKRKVDEFHVRKD from the coding sequence ATGAGTAAATCCTATGCGGTACTCCCATGCAACGGATTAGATAAATGCGCCGGATGCATTTCAAAAGAAATCGCGGTAATACTTACAGAAAATTCCGAAAGTGAAATTATCTGCCCTGTTTTATACCGTGTTGCAGATGCAAGATACAGTAAAATTGCGCAGGAAAAGCCCCTCCTCGTCATTGATGGCTGTGCTACACGCTGTGCAAGCAAACTTGCCGCTGAAAAGAACCTCAAAGTGGCGAATAAGATCAATGTCACGGAAGAAGCAAAAAGCAGAGATATTGAGATTAATGCATTGTTAAGACTTGGAGACAAAGAATTACAGCTTGCCCATGCGGTGGCCGAAGATTTATTAAAAGAGCCAAAACTAACAGAAGATGTTGATCATAAATTTGCATTTCCTGAGCACTTCGATTATGAGACATATAAAAAAGACAAATTCATTTTCAGAGTGCCCAAGGAGGGTTTCTATTTTAATGAAAATGACTGCTGGGCATATATCTCCGGCAATATAGCAAGAGTGGGCGTGACGGATTTTGTTCAGCAAAGCCTATCCGATATCATGTTTTTCACTCCTCCGTCGGTTGGAAGCGAAGTCGAGCAATTTGGTGAACTAGGAACCGTCGAATCCGGAAAAGCCGTTTTCGAAGTGGTGTCTCCGGTATCAGGAAAAATCATTGCGGTAAACGACAAGCTTGACTCTGCTCCTGAATTCATTAATAAAAATCCTTATGAAAAAGGCTGGATTGCTGATATAGAGCTCAGTGATTTTGAAAGTGACAAGGAACTGCTTCTTGAATTTGATGGGTATTTTAAAATATTAAAGCGAAAGGTTGATGAGTTTCATGTCCGAAAAGATTAA
- a CDS encoding ferredoxin family protein encodes MSESTFMGVEREKIDWSPRIDYDKCNNCMECVKFCPHNVYEVNENAERKLIVKNPNNCVVFCRACGKACGLDAIDFPNKTETTAHIKAIRKEAGGNE; translated from the coding sequence ATGAGTGAATCTACATTTATGGGAGTCGAGAGAGAGAAAATCGATTGGAGCCCCCGAATTGATTATGATAAGTGCAATAACTGTATGGAATGCGTAAAATTTTGTCCTCACAATGTATATGAGGTAAATGAGAACGCAGAAAGAAAGCTTATTGTAAAAAATCCAAACAATTGTGTTGTGTTCTGTCGTGCCTGCGGTAAGGCCTGCGGACTTGATGCGATTGATTTCCCTAATAAAACTGAAACCACAGCTCACATCAAAGCGATTCGAAAGGAAGCGGGCGGAAATGAGTAA